The Rhinopithecus roxellana isolate Shanxi Qingling chromosome 13, ASM756505v1, whole genome shotgun sequence genome contains a region encoding:
- the TMEM74B gene encoding transmembrane protein 74B isoform X1: MASPPGLELKTLSNGPQAPRRSAPLDPVATSREGVENACFSSEEHETHFQNPGNTRLGSSPSPSGGVSSLPRSQRDDLSLHSEEGPGLEPVSRPVDYGFVSALVFLVSGILLVVTAYAIPREARVNPDTVTAREMERLEMYYARLGSHLDKCIIAGLGLLTVGGMLLSVLLMVSLCKGELYRRRTFVPGRGSRKTYGSINLRMRQLNGDGGQALVENEVVQVSETSHTLQRS; the protein is encoded by the coding sequence ATGGCATCTCCCCCTGGTCTGGAACTGAAGACATTGAGCAACGGTCCCCAAGCCCCAAGGAGATCAGCTCCCCTGGACCCGGTGGCCACATCCAGGGAGGGTGTGGAGAATGCCTGCTTCTCCTCAGAGGAGCACGAGACCCATTTCCAGAACCCTGGGAACACGAGACTGGGCAGCTCACCTAGTCCCTCTGGGGGTGTCTCCTCACTGCCCCGATCCCAGCGGGATGATCTGTCCCTGCATTcagaggaggggccaggcctgGAGCCCGTGAGCCGCCCGGTGGATTATGGCTTTGTTTCCGCCCTCGTTTTCCTGGTGAGTGGGATTCTCCTGGTGGTGACAGCATACGCCATCCCCCGTGAGGCTCGAGTCAATCCGGACACAGTGACAGCGCGGGAGATGGAACGACTAGAAATGTACTACGCCCGCCTAGGCTCCCACTTGGACAAGTGCATCATCGCAGGCCTGGGGCTGCTCACGGTGGGCGGCATGCTCTTGTCGGTGCTGCTCATGGTCTCCCTGTGCAAGGGCGAGCTGTACCGCCGGAGGACCTTCGTCCCCGGCAGGGGCTCCAGGAAGACCTATGGCTCCATTAACCTGCGCATGAGACAGCTCAATGGGGATGGGGGCCAGGCCCTGGTGGAGAATGAAGTTGTCCAGGTCTCAGAGACTAGCCACACCCTCCAGAGGTCTTAA
- the TMEM74B gene encoding transmembrane protein 74B isoform X2 has protein sequence MPPAQWYEFAAANGPRDELGPSFPMASPPGLELKTLSNGPQAPRRSAPLDPVATSREGVENACFSSEEHETHFQNPGNTRLGSSPSPSGGVSSLPRSQRDDLSLHSEEGPGLEPVSRPVDYGFVSALVFLVSGILLVVTAYAIPREARVNPDTVTAREMERLEMYYARLGSHLDKCIIAGLGLLTVGGMLLSVLLMVSLCKGELYRRRTFVPGRGSRKTYGSINLRMRQLNGDGGQALVENEVVQVSETSHTLQRS, from the exons ATGCCACCAGCACAGTGGTATGAGTTTGCAG CTGCCAACGGGCCAAGGGATGAGCTGGGGCCCTCCTTCCCAATGGCATCTCCCCCTGGTCTGGAACTGAAGACATTGAGCAACGGTCCCCAAGCCCCAAGGAGATCAGCTCCCCTGGACCCGGTGGCCACATCCAGGGAGGGTGTGGAGAATGCCTGCTTCTCCTCAGAGGAGCACGAGACCCATTTCCAGAACCCTGGGAACACGAGACTGGGCAGCTCACCTAGTCCCTCTGGGGGTGTCTCCTCACTGCCCCGATCCCAGCGGGATGATCTGTCCCTGCATTcagaggaggggccaggcctgGAGCCCGTGAGCCGCCCGGTGGATTATGGCTTTGTTTCCGCCCTCGTTTTCCTGGTGAGTGGGATTCTCCTGGTGGTGACAGCATACGCCATCCCCCGTGAGGCTCGAGTCAATCCGGACACAGTGACAGCGCGGGAGATGGAACGACTAGAAATGTACTACGCCCGCCTAGGCTCCCACTTGGACAAGTGCATCATCGCAGGCCTGGGGCTGCTCACGGTGGGCGGCATGCTCTTGTCGGTGCTGCTCATGGTCTCCCTGTGCAAGGGCGAGCTGTACCGCCGGAGGACCTTCGTCCCCGGCAGGGGCTCCAGGAAGACCTATGGCTCCATTAACCTGCGCATGAGACAGCTCAATGGGGATGGGGGCCAGGCCCTGGTGGAGAATGAAGTTGTCCAGGTCTCAGAGACTAGCCACACCCTCCAGAGGTCTTAA